In Methanomicrobium antiquum, one DNA window encodes the following:
- a CDS encoding efflux RND transporter permease subunit, giving the protein MKSPFEFIAKSINNRPFLVAGLIVAVLIMALFGASMTYMKTGTETYLNTDEPLGSLVVHYSDTFGSDAVILIIESADVTAPDVLKYLDNLEEQIRSERYISGVSGLVDVIKSANDGVLPQNKGDIDAILASIPPEHLQKLLPSKSMTLVSIPLETGISDDNQKSVVYIIDSVIEFSNVPAGVTVTPTGSPAFSVEMEEDMGSSMGTLIGLAMLLMIVAMVLLFGHVRYRMLPVFIVFCGIILTFGVMGFCGIAISSIVVAAFPVLIGIGIDYAIQFHSRFDEEIKKKPMKDAVFTTITSSGPAVMLAMTATALGFVALSILAPSPMVGDFGTICIVGIVCCYLSAMIIVPTFATIVKYRPKEGETNILDSAEPCQLDWKGCEKPPKVKSGTKGSFMEKYDMLLGGLAGKIAKNPVPILIFLCMLAVVGIQLDEKVIIDTDEDSMVSQDMPAMISMNKLTSVIGSTSTITTYIKADSILDPETLQWLDDFGNYAISKHDDLTGATSIATYVKYYNGGEIPSDMVTLKKVWEEIPKSTRDSYVNGNTEAVLEFSMKDISIPATQQLIADMQKDLDWYIQHPGMTASFTGQMVMFSDLINGIKDTKNPMTYLGFVLIFVFLILVYRKFTAITPLIPIMMIVGWNGLIMYSLGLTYSLLTATLGAMTIGVASEYTILIMERYQEEKEKGEDMVTAIQTAIQKIGTAVSVSGLTTVFGFSALILSTSPVIQNFGIVTVVTVGFSLIGAIVVMPAIISLFESLSVFMDDRKRYRAGGCPKQSKKSSGLLARFTEFLKI; this is encoded by the coding sequence TTGAAATCACCATTTGAATTTATAGCAAAATCAATTAACAACCGGCCATTTCTTGTTGCAGGCCTGATAGTCGCCGTTTTAATAATGGCGTTATTCGGTGCTTCAATGACATACATGAAGACAGGTACTGAGACCTATCTTAATACTGACGAGCCTTTAGGCTCTCTTGTCGTTCATTACAGCGATACATTCGGCTCGGATGCAGTAATACTGATAATAGAATCTGCTGATGTAACAGCGCCTGATGTATTAAAATATCTGGATAATCTTGAAGAGCAGATAAGAAGTGAAAGATATATATCCGGCGTTTCAGGACTCGTTGACGTTATAAAATCCGCAAACGACGGTGTGCTCCCGCAAAACAAGGGAGATATAGATGCAATTTTAGCATCAATTCCACCTGAGCATCTGCAAAAGCTTCTTCCGTCAAAGTCGATGACTCTTGTAAGCATTCCGCTTGAAACCGGAATTTCAGATGACAATCAGAAGAGCGTTGTATATATTATTGACAGCGTAATCGAATTTTCAAACGTTCCTGCCGGAGTCACTGTAACTCCTACAGGTTCTCCTGCGTTTTCTGTTGAGATGGAAGAAGACATGGGGTCAAGCATGGGAACACTCATCGGTCTTGCAATGCTTCTCATGATTGTTGCGATGGTTTTGCTGTTTGGCCATGTCAGATACAGGATGCTTCCTGTATTCATAGTCTTTTGCGGAATCATTCTGACATTCGGAGTCATGGGTTTTTGCGGGATTGCAATCAGCTCGATTGTTGTTGCGGCCTTTCCTGTGTTAATCGGTATCGGGATTGATTATGCAATTCAGTTCCATTCGAGATTTGATGAGGAGATAAAGAAAAAACCGATGAAGGATGCGGTTTTTACAACCATTACAAGCTCAGGGCCTGCAGTTATGCTTGCAATGACTGCAACTGCTCTTGGATTTGTTGCTCTTTCAATTCTTGCCCCTTCACCAATGGTTGGTGACTTTGGAACGATATGTATTGTCGGTATAGTCTGCTGTTACTTATCAGCGATGATAATTGTCCCGACATTTGCGACAATAGTAAAATACAGACCAAAGGAGGGCGAAACAAACATACTTGACAGTGCAGAGCCATGCCAGCTGGACTGGAAAGGCTGTGAAAAACCTCCAAAGGTTAAATCCGGCACAAAAGGATCTTTTATGGAAAAATATGATATGCTTCTTGGAGGACTTGCCGGAAAAATTGCCAAGAATCCTGTTCCAATCCTTATATTTTTGTGCATGCTTGCCGTTGTTGGAATTCAGCTTGACGAAAAGGTAATAATTGATACTGATGAGGACTCGATGGTCTCACAGGATATGCCTGCGATGATCTCGATGAACAAGCTTACAAGTGTTATAGGTTCGACAAGCACAATTACAACATACATAAAGGCTGATTCAATACTTGATCCTGAAACTTTACAGTGGTTGGATGATTTTGGAAATTATGCAATATCGAAGCATGACGATTTAACCGGTGCAACAAGCATTGCAACATATGTAAAGTATTACAATGGCGGCGAAATCCCGTCTGATATGGTTACTTTAAAGAAGGTCTGGGAGGAGATTCCAAAAAGCACAAGGGATTCATATGTGAATGGAAACACAGAGGCTGTTTTGGAATTTTCTATGAAGGACATCTCAATTCCGGCAACCCAACAGCTTATTGCCGATATGCAAAAAGACCTTGACTGGTATATTCAGCACCCCGGAATGACTGCCTCCTTTACAGGTCAGATGGTAATGTTTTCTGATCTCATAAATGGAATCAAAGATACCAAAAATCCAATGACATATCTTGGGTTTGTCCTGATTTTTGTATTTTTAATTCTGGTTTACAGGAAGTTTACCGCAATTACGCCGCTTATTCCGATTATGATGATTGTCGGCTGGAACGGGCTTATTATGTATTCTCTTGGCCTTACATACTCGCTTCTCACAGCGACTCTTGGAGCGATGACAATCGGTGTTGCGTCTGAGTATACAATTCTTATTATGGAGAGATATCAGGAAGAGAAAGAAAAAGGAGAGGATATGGTTACTGCTATTCAAACAGCAATTCAAAAGATTGGAACAGCTGTTTCAGTATCAGGCCTTACAACTGTCTTTGGCTTCTCAGCGCTTATTCTTTCAACATCGCCTGTAATCCAGAACTTTGGTATAGTAACAGTTGTTACTGTTGGTTTTTCATTAATCGGCGCAATTGTTGTAATGCCTGCGATTATATCTCTGTTTGAATCTTTAAGTGTCTTTATGGATGACAGAAAACGATACCGTGCAGGCGGATGCCCTAAACAAAGCAAAAAAAGCTCAGGGCTTCTGGCAAGGTTTACAGAATTTTTAAAGATATAA
- a CDS encoding TrmB family transcriptional regulator — MVENTIKTLKILGFTEYEAKAYISLIGYGMATAREIHENSGVPQGRIYAVLKSLSDKKFIEIQNGNPSYYYADNPGAVLGKLKSQINESIDKSTEYLSNLHLNSKPPSMVWTIHSEWGIKNRAKTLIQNAENEILIIVNDYSYFKWMLPELKKLKRKINLEIYARNKSDFIGTNLKVSEYPKKMIEFEEKISSQKYKFDKKVVAKITMIIDNQTGFFIGIRDGEVTGVVLQVPEFVCTIREFMRILEDK; from the coding sequence ATGGTTGAAAACACAATAAAAACTTTAAAAATACTTGGATTCACAGAATATGAAGCAAAAGCATACATATCACTTATCGGCTACGGAATGGCAACAGCACGTGAAATTCATGAAAACTCAGGCGTCCCGCAGGGAAGAATATATGCGGTTTTAAAAAGTCTTTCAGATAAAAAATTCATTGAAATCCAAAACGGAAATCCATCTTACTACTATGCCGACAATCCCGGTGCAGTGCTTGGAAAATTAAAATCACAGATAAACGAATCAATCGATAAATCAACAGAATACTTATCAAATCTTCATTTAAATTCAAAGCCGCCGTCAATGGTCTGGACAATCCATTCAGAATGGGGAATTAAAAACAGGGCAAAGACTCTTATTCAAAATGCCGAGAATGAAATTTTGATAATTGTAAATGACTACTCTTATTTCAAATGGATGCTTCCGGAATTAAAAAAATTAAAGAGGAAGATAAACTTAGAAATTTATGCCAGAAACAAATCCGATTTTATCGGAACAAACCTGAAAGTCTCGGAATATCCTAAGAAGATGATTGAATTCGAAGAGAAAATCTCATCTCAAAAATATAAATTCGACAAAAAAGTGGTGGCTAAAATCACAATGATAATTGACAACCAGACCGGATTTTTTATCGGTATTCGCGATGGAGAAGTAACAGGAGTTGTACTTCAGGTGCCTGAGTTTGTATGTACAATAAGAGAGTTTATGAGAATTCTTGAGGATAAATAA
- a CDS encoding AEC family transporter — MDFFVVVNSIIVLFILMAVGYASYKAKIINRSAAGGLSSFLVNISLPCLIIISMQIPLNEEIFANTMEMFLIAGIYYALSFAFALIVPKFFVKSDLERGVYRFMLVFSNLGFMGIPVTIAMFGEEAAFYTSLFMLPFGLLVFSAGILMLRPDMGKYFDKKLILNPGIIASLAGLLFFFTGYSIPEPFFNVIDTLGSMTTPLAMVVVGALLAAMPIKEMFSDTKIYIMSAFRLLVIPFALFLLLRPFVDDPLMLGIPVILAAMPVAANAVLLAEEYNVDSNAASKGVFISTLMCLATIPIIGILLL; from the coding sequence ATGGATTTTTTTGTAGTCGTAAACAGCATAATTGTTTTATTTATCTTAATGGCGGTAGGATATGCCTCATATAAGGCAAAAATAATCAACAGAAGTGCGGCAGGAGGACTTTCATCATTTCTTGTAAACATCTCACTTCCATGCCTTATCATAATCTCAATGCAGATTCCCCTTAATGAGGAGATATTTGCAAATACAATGGAGATGTTTTTAATTGCCGGAATCTACTATGCTCTTTCATTTGCATTTGCTTTAATAGTCCCAAAATTTTTTGTTAAAAGTGATCTGGAAAGAGGAGTATACAGGTTCATGCTTGTATTTTCAAACCTCGGTTTTATGGGAATTCCTGTAACCATCGCAATGTTTGGTGAAGAAGCCGCATTTTACACATCGCTTTTCATGCTCCCCTTCGGTCTTTTAGTCTTCTCTGCAGGAATTCTAATGTTAAGGCCTGATATGGGAAAATATTTTGACAAAAAACTAATTCTAAACCCCGGAATCATCGCATCACTCGCAGGACTTTTATTCTTTTTTACAGGATACAGCATACCTGAACCTTTTTTCAATGTCATCGACACCTTAGGTTCCATGACAACTCCGCTGGCAATGGTTGTCGTAGGCGCCCTTCTTGCCGCAATGCCGATTAAAGAGATGTTTTCGGATACAAAAATTTACATTATGTCAGCATTTCGCCTTTTGGTGATTCCTTTTGCACTCTTCCTTTTATTAAGACCCTTTGTAGACGATCCTTTAATGTTAGGAATACCTGTAATTCTTGCGGCGATGCCGGTTGCCGCAAACGCTGTTTTATTAGCAGAAGAATACAACGTAGATTCAAATGCGGCCTCAAAAGGAGTATTCATTTCAACACTTATGTGTCTTGCAACAATTCCTATTATAGGAATACTGCTTCTTTAA
- the gpmA gene encoding 2,3-diphosphoglycerate-dependent phosphoglycerate mutase: MMYKIVLLRHGESVWNKENRFTGWTDVDLSEKGVLEAHSAGKLLLSEGYTFDTAYTSVLKRAIRTLWITLDEMDLMWISVIRSWRLNERHYGALQGLNKAETAASYGDEQVFVWRRSYETAPPELKPDDERSPVNDRRYQSLKPEEIPLTECLKDTVARVLPYWRDVISPDILSGKKILVAAHGNSIRALVKILDEISDDDIAKVNIPTGVPLVYELDEDLKPIKHYYLGDQEKIKAAMDEVSNQGKAKK, translated from the coding sequence ATTATGTACAAAATCGTTTTGCTTCGTCATGGTGAAAGCGTATGGAATAAAGAGAACCGCTTTACCGGCTGGACTGATGTTGATTTGTCTGAAAAAGGAGTTTTAGAGGCACACTCCGCAGGCAAACTTTTGTTAAGCGAAGGCTACACCTTTGACACCGCATATACCTCTGTTTTAAAACGGGCAATAAGAACGCTTTGGATTACACTTGATGAGATGGATCTGATGTGGATTTCAGTTATACGTTCATGGAGATTAAATGAAAGACATTATGGTGCACTTCAGGGGTTAAACAAGGCAGAAACAGCCGCCAGTTACGGTGACGAGCAGGTGTTTGTATGGAGAAGAAGTTATGAAACAGCACCGCCTGAGTTAAAGCCGGATGATGAAAGAAGTCCGGTAAATGATCGCCGCTATCAAAGTTTAAAGCCTGAAGAGATTCCGTTAACAGAGTGCTTAAAAGATACAGTTGCAAGGGTACTTCCCTACTGGAGGGATGTTATATCACCTGACATTTTATCAGGTAAAAAAATTCTTGTTGCGGCGCATGGAAACAGTATAAGAGCGCTTGTTAAAATTCTTGACGAAATCTCAGATGACGATATAGCAAAAGTCAATATCCCGACCGGCGTTCCGCTTGTATATGAGCTTGATGAAGACCTAAAACCAATAAAGCACTACTATCTTGGAGACCAGGAGAAGATCAAAGCCGCAATGGATGAAGTATCAAATCAGGGAAAGGCAAAAAAATAA
- a CDS encoding type II toxin-antitoxin system RelE family toxin encodes MFTILIEKKAEKFLKKLPLKSRHIIVERILELKANPFPGENKEKLFCSRPPDVYRLHISRSYTVFYIIDIHNNIVKVEKIMTIDGAHKDYSHL; translated from the coding sequence GTGTTTACTATTCTAATTGAAAAAAAAGCAGAGAAATTTCTTAAAAAACTGCCACTAAAATCCCGGCACATAATTGTTGAGAGAATTCTGGAACTAAAGGCTAATCCTTTTCCCGGGGAGAATAAGGAAAAATTATTCTGCTCCAGACCTCCTGATGTATACCGCCTCCATATCAGCAGATCTTATACTGTATTTTACATAATTGATATTCACAATAATATTGTTAAAGTTGAAAAAATAATGACAATTGACGGGGCACATAAGGATTACTCACATTTGTGA
- a CDS encoding glycosyltransferase family 4 protein → MKIAFVYDVIYPYVKGGAEKRIYELSLSLVKSGHEVHIFGMKYWDGSSVIEKEGVIYHGVCRPKELYVKGRRSFFQAVYFSVFLFFPLLREKFDIIDCQAFPYFPVFTSLLVSVLKKTPLVVTWHEFWGDYWYEYIGFSGVFGKFTERICAVLSKNQIAVSDLTADRLKKRNCLLHNSHQHVCVVPNGVNKIRISDVMPSAESCDILFAGRLIASKNVDLILRSLVLVKNKLPFVKAVIIGDGPEINSLKSLSAKLDISENVSFKGFLEDELLVFSAMKSAKVFVLPSTREGFGIVAIEAMACGISVVTVRSNSNAAASLIKDGEDGIITDPDPESFADGILTAILNEDQMGDKALTAANRYDVSEISKEIVFYYEKVLKSSG, encoded by the coding sequence ATGAAGATTGCATTTGTCTATGACGTCATATATCCTTATGTCAAGGGAGGCGCTGAAAAAAGAATTTATGAGCTTTCGCTCTCTCTTGTAAAAAGCGGTCATGAAGTTCATATTTTCGGCATGAAATACTGGGATGGCTCTTCTGTTATTGAAAAAGAAGGTGTAATTTATCATGGCGTCTGCAGGCCAAAAGAACTCTATGTGAAGGGTAGAAGATCTTTTTTCCAGGCTGTATATTTTTCAGTATTTCTTTTTTTCCCGCTTTTAAGGGAAAAATTTGACATAATCGACTGCCAGGCGTTTCCTTATTTTCCTGTATTTACATCGCTTTTGGTATCAGTACTTAAAAAAACCCCGCTGGTTGTTACATGGCATGAATTCTGGGGAGATTACTGGTATGAATATATTGGTTTTTCAGGCGTTTTTGGAAAATTCACAGAGAGGATTTGTGCAGTCCTTTCAAAAAATCAAATCGCAGTTTCAGATTTGACTGCTGACAGATTAAAGAAGAGAAATTGTCTTTTGCATAATTCTCACCAACATGTATGCGTTGTTCCAAACGGAGTTAATAAAATCAGGATTTCAGACGTTATGCCATCAGCGGAAAGTTGTGACATATTGTTTGCAGGCCGTCTTATCGCTTCGAAAAACGTTGATCTAATTTTACGATCGCTTGTTTTAGTAAAAAATAAACTGCCGTTTGTAAAGGCAGTAATTATAGGAGACGGGCCGGAGATAAATTCTCTAAAGAGTCTTTCTGCAAAGCTGGATATTTCAGAAAATGTTTCATTTAAAGGCTTTTTAGAGGACGAATTATTAGTTTTTTCTGCTATGAAGTCAGCGAAAGTCTTTGTTCTTCCATCGACAAGAGAGGGTTTTGGGATTGTTGCAATAGAAGCGATGGCCTGTGGAATTTCAGTTGTTACTGTAAGAAGCAATTCAAACGCCGCTGCATCTCTAATAAAAGACGGAGAAGACGGAATAATAACAGACCCTGACCCGGAGAGTTTTGCTGATGGGATACTTACTGCAATTTTAAATGAAGATCAGATGGGTGATAAAGCGCTTACGGCGGCAAACCGCTATGATGTTTCTGAGATTTCAAAAGAGATTGTTTTTTATTATGAGAAAGTCTTGAAAAGTTCAGGTTGA
- a CDS encoding zinc ribbon domain-containing protein, with amino-acid sequence MYRPQLNPGEEVIKTSPDVIVKNVLFDAFLTNKRIIFVKKSEELYEKKELVFPINLVRNFDPKTDQAGTPTIEFLIQKPSGENGNLILKFAQSGDYRYFERDEWIEKLKIITTQAQNKNSYGAFSSGPDRTSQSAPVYNPPGPGTGGNIGYEREAPHLNPRQGFEPSGRPPVAPPPVPPYESRRNDSYGQPPKMPPVHEDNRQSPPRSPPAGYPNQYHNIQNRPPVPPHESHMPPVPPRGGMQTPPAGYDAGTVNKPSFCGYCGAKMPSGSVFCPSCGKKAESHSSQQQNAGGYGASPHTQNLNQRPPVPDRYMRGGPDESFQRRAPPMPPVPPKNGGFSLADDPEFQNMRGNKRSLRNSKPQGNLSKAQEKAYKASEKQRLKEQKQYEKEQRKAVKSRGQRQRDPYGYKESRLPENLPMIIGGVVAVIVVIAVVMFALNSGMFSGENSPSPTNPGSSSSPAADYTPGSTSVSENFGTWHIQIIYSGQWSGSYSVNGVKTTITDDDGEPAIYGYKDIKLENPSGTITVTTVKDDGGSGVLMVDVINQKGQYAASGSSTASSDSVTVSATVS; translated from the coding sequence ATGTACAGGCCCCAGCTAAATCCCGGAGAGGAAGTAATCAAAACCTCTCCGGATGTAATTGTAAAAAATGTTTTGTTTGACGCATTTTTAACAAACAAACGAATTATTTTTGTCAAAAAATCTGAAGAACTCTATGAGAAAAAAGAGCTTGTATTTCCCATAAATCTGGTCCGAAATTTTGATCCAAAAACAGATCAGGCAGGAACACCGACAATTGAATTTTTAATTCAAAAACCTTCAGGCGAAAACGGAAACCTCATACTTAAATTTGCCCAGTCAGGAGATTACCGCTATTTTGAAAGAGATGAATGGATAGAAAAGCTAAAAATAATCACCACACAGGCTCAAAACAAAAATTCTTATGGCGCTTTTTCATCCGGGCCTGACAGAACTTCTCAAAGTGCGCCTGTTTACAATCCTCCAGGGCCGGGCACAGGCGGCAATATCGGATATGAAAGAGAAGCACCTCATCTAAATCCGCGCCAGGGCTTTGAGCCTTCAGGCAGACCGCCTGTAGCACCTCCACCTGTACCTCCGTATGAAAGCCGGAGAAACGACTCTTATGGACAGCCGCCAAAGATGCCGCCTGTGCATGAGGATAACCGGCAATCCCCGCCGCGGTCTCCTCCAGCAGGATATCCAAATCAATACCATAATATCCAAAACAGACCTCCTGTTCCTCCACACGAAAGCCATATGCCACCTGTGCCGCCCCGCGGCGGAATGCAGACGCCGCCGGCAGGATATGACGCAGGAACTGTGAACAAACCTTCATTCTGCGGTTATTGCGGTGCAAAAATGCCATCTGGATCTGTTTTTTGTCCTTCGTGCGGAAAAAAGGCCGAATCTCACAGCTCACAACAACAAAACGCCGGAGGATATGGTGCTTCACCACATACTCAGAACTTAAATCAGCGCCCTCCGGTACCTGACAGATACATGAGAGGCGGGCCTGATGAAAGTTTCCAGAGAAGAGCACCGCCAATGCCACCTGTGCCACCTAAAAACGGAGGTTTTAGTCTTGCAGATGATCCTGAATTTCAAAATATGAGAGGAAATAAAAGGAGTCTTAGGAATTCAAAACCTCAGGGAAATCTTTCCAAAGCACAGGAAAAGGCATATAAAGCCTCTGAAAAACAGCGGTTAAAAGAGCAAAAACAATACGAAAAAGAGCAGAGAAAAGCAGTTAAAAGTCGCGGGCAAAGACAAAGAGACCCATACGGATATAAGGAGAGCAGACTGCCTGAAAATCTCCCCATGATCATCGGAGGAGTTGTTGCAGTTATTGTTGTAATTGCAGTTGTCATGTTTGCATTAAACAGCGGAATGTTCTCAGGAGAAAACAGCCCGTCACCCACAAATCCGGGATCATCATCGTCGCCCGCCGCTGATTACACTCCTGGTTCAACATCTGTATCGGAAAACTTTGGAACATGGCATATACAGATTATCTACTCAGGTCAGTGGTCCGGAAGCTACAGTGTAAACGGTGTGAAAACAACAATCACAGATGATGACGGAGAACCAGCAATCTACGGATACAAAGACATTAAGCTTGAAAATCCGTCCGGCACAATAACTGTTACCACTGTCAAGGATGACGGAGGTTCCGGTGTTTTAATGGTCGATGTCATAAACCAGAAAGGTCAGTACGCCGCGTCCGGAAGTTCCACTGCATCGTCTGATTCAGTGACAGTCTCGGCAACGGTCTCATAA
- a CDS encoding DUF2115 domain-containing protein, with the protein MKDSENPAFQKIHQIADEMKSIKTKGRLLEFIAEILMKYDRYSLAVISARARDEVECLPEPYRTKLLPYAKEWFFGRYHRILLNYRRGDFKKNCSLISDPETFEKYCEMIPKACFDEKKEGHRFVDKEKKPLYDLFYYLLCAYAMFVEEEPGHPPGTPFPGGFEVTQNSEGYFCPIRDKEEDIFYSVCNFCPAKQDENNI; encoded by the coding sequence ATGAAAGATTCAGAAAATCCCGCATTTCAAAAAATTCATCAGATTGCTGATGAAATGAAAAGCATTAAGACAAAGGGCAGGCTTTTGGAATTCATAGCAGAAATTCTTATGAAATATGACAGGTACAGCCTGGCGGTAATCTCTGCAAGGGCACGGGATGAAGTGGAATGCCTTCCGGAACCTTACAGAACTAAACTTCTCCCGTATGCAAAAGAATGGTTTTTTGGAAGGTACCACAGGATACTTCTTAATTACAGACGGGGCGATTTTAAAAAAAACTGCTCTTTAATTTCAGATCCGGAAACATTTGAAAAATACTGCGAGATGATTCCAAAAGCATGCTTTGATGAGAAAAAAGAAGGACACAGATTTGTTGATAAAGAAAAAAAGCCGCTCTACGATCTCTTCTATTATCTTTTATGTGCTTATGCAATGTTTGTTGAAGAAGAGCCCGGACATCCTCCGGGAACTCCGTTTCCGGGCGGATTTGAGGTAACACAGAACAGTGAAGGATATTTTTGTCCGATACGCGACAAGGAAGAAGATATTTTTTACTCAGTGTGCAACTTTTGTCCTGCAAAACAGGATGAAAACAATATCTGA
- a CDS encoding PAS domain S-box protein, whose protein sequence is MLIEKEKINKKIKNLYEDSLSDIIIFSSTAVCIVFVAYFLYAGTVTVIPHILYIPIILFAYRYPKRGILFSFIIAVLYLILFDILISADFGLYIDAIGRTVVFIAVGIIVSYISGKLHSQKERYMSLFNSLDEPIFLVEKNPDNSLGKITDCNQTCCDILGYTKIELLSIELSSIITKSGDAELSNEKKSPLFFKGSKSSPLEVLITAKSGMKVLFDLNFHKSPSGKTEEVIVAAKNPYLRHEAEKKITESRFRLEESLKIAGLGYWDKNTDEDFQTWSDETFRIFKIPPNSEMKIKSEDFKELIHPEFREKVFLGYDKSISERSEYSRKFKIITGDSEERWVHSRCRHYTDKRGVVIRSLGTIQDITDDVIAEKKASEQAKFFETLLETIPLPVFHKDKDGKYLGCNQAFALLTGKSKDYIIGRTVFDLFDEKTAVFLSEKDNPMLNKSGVQITEAEIPDSRDNIRNMIISKAEISGSDGEDRIVIGVMQDITLLKRTKKNLRKSLEEKNVLLQEVHHRVKNNLAAITGILEIEKSRIKDEDALRFLDEAENRIQSMVIVHESLYHSDNVGEIDAQVHFKNLFESVLTSYSPPSDVKLLLDTSGCKIDINSAIPCSLVVNEILTNSMKYAFSGRSEGEIKINLKCHDKYYHLSVSDDGIGIPEDISPEKSKTLGIKVIYNIVSLQLMGEISLDRKNGTKWEITWPRKETDSDTVL, encoded by the coding sequence ATGTTAATAGAGAAAGAGAAAATCAATAAAAAAATTAAAAATCTTTATGAAGACTCTCTCTCTGATATTATCATTTTTTCTTCAACAGCAGTCTGTATAGTATTTGTTGCTTATTTTTTGTATGCCGGCACTGTTACGGTAATTCCACATATTCTTTATATCCCGATAATTCTCTTTGCATACAGATATCCTAAAAGAGGCATTTTATTTTCATTCATAATTGCAGTATTATACCTGATTTTGTTTGACATCCTTATATCAGCTGATTTTGGATTATATATAGATGCAATTGGAAGAACGGTTGTTTTTATTGCAGTTGGAATTATTGTATCATATATCTCAGGAAAACTGCACTCTCAAAAGGAGAGATATATGTCTCTTTTCAACAGTCTTGATGAGCCCATATTTCTGGTTGAAAAAAACCCCGACAACTCTCTTGGAAAGATAACTGACTGTAATCAGACCTGCTGTGACATACTTGGATATACTAAAATTGAACTTTTATCAATTGAATTATCATCAATAATCACAAAATCAGGAGATGCGGAATTAAGTAATGAAAAAAAATCCCCTCTTTTCTTTAAAGGTTCTAAAAGCAGTCCTTTGGAGGTTTTGATAACCGCAAAAAGCGGCATGAAAGTTTTGTTTGACCTAAATTTTCATAAAAGTCCGTCAGGAAAAACAGAGGAAGTTATAGTTGCCGCAAAAAACCCGTACCTAAGGCATGAGGCAGAGAAAAAAATAACCGAAAGCCGCTTTCGACTTGAAGAGTCTCTTAAAATTGCAGGTCTTGGATACTGGGACAAAAATACAGATGAGGATTTTCAGACATGGTCTGATGAGACCTTCAGGATATTCAAAATACCTCCGAATTCCGAAATGAAGATAAAAAGTGAGGATTTCAAGGAGTTAATTCATCCGGAATTTCGTGAAAAGGTATTTTTAGGGTATGATAAAAGTATATCTGAGAGAAGTGAGTATTCACGGAAATTTAAGATAATCACCGGCGATTCAGAGGAAAGATGGGTTCATTCCCGTTGCCGGCACTATACCGATAAAAGAGGAGTTGTCATACGTTCCCTTGGTACAATCCAGGATATAACTGATGATGTAATTGCAGAGAAGAAAGCCTCTGAACAGGCGAAGTTTTTTGAGACACTTCTTGAGACAATTCCTCTTCCTGTCTTTCACAAAGATAAAGACGGAAAATATCTTGGATGCAATCAGGCTTTTGCGCTTTTGACAGGAAAAAGCAAGGATTATATTATTGGAAGGACTGTATTTGACCTCTTTGATGAGAAAACCGCTGTTTTCTTATCAGAAAAAGACAATCCTATGCTTAATAAGTCAGGTGTTCAGATAACAGAAGCAGAAATTCCTGACAGCCGGGATAATATCAGAAATATGATAATAAGCAAGGCTGAAATTTCCGGCAGTGATGGAGAGGACAGAATTGTTATCGGAGTTATGCAGGACATTACTCTTCTTAAAAGAACAAAGAAGAATTTAAGAAAGTCGTTAGAAGAGAAGAATGTTCTTTTGCAGGAGGTTCATCACAGGGTAAAAAACAATCTTGCGGCAATAACCGGAATTTTAGAGATTGAAAAAAGCAGAATAAAAGATGAGGATGCTCTTCGGTTTTTGGATGAGGCTGAAAACAGAATTCAGTCGATGGTGATTGTTCATGAAAGTCTTTATCATTCTGATAATGTTGGTGAAATTGACGCACAGGTACACTTCAAAAATCTGTTTGAGTCTGTGCTTACATCATATTCTCCGCCCTCTGATGTTAAGCTTTTACTTGATACATCCGGCTGTAAAATTGATATTAATTCGGCGATTCCATGCAGTCTTGTTGTAAATGAAATTCTCACCAATTCGATGAAGTATGCATTTTCCGGCAGAAGTGAGGGTGAAATTAAAATCAATCTTAAATGCCATGACAAATATTACCATCTTTCAGTCTCTGATGACGGCATCGGGATTCCTGAGGACATTTCACCTGAAAAATCAAAAACACTTGGTATAAAAGTGATTTATAATATTGTAAGCCTTCAGCTTATGGGAGAAATATCTCTTGATAGAAAAAACGGAACAAAATGGGAGATTACCTGGCCGCGAAAGGAAACAGATTCTGATACAGTTTTATAA